The following proteins are co-located in the Pseudomonadota bacterium genome:
- a CDS encoding ABC transporter ATP-binding protein, with the protein MSTDDGADAVIALEQVRFGYDRSAGPVLALDTLQIARGERIFLRGPSGCGKSTLLSLLSGILQPWSGEIRLLGHELHALRGGRRDALRATHLGVIFQLFNLVPYLSIVANVTLPCRFSPVRRQRVLEDGTTLQEEAQRLLERLGLDESLQRQPPTALSVGQQQRVAAARALIGRPELVLADEPTSALDAEARDRFITLLSEECARGSSSLLFVSHDGALAHHFDRAQDLSALNQAATQ; encoded by the coding sequence ATGAGTACTGACGACGGCGCCGACGCCGTCATCGCCCTCGAGCAAGTACGCTTCGGCTACGACCGCTCCGCCGGCCCCGTGCTGGCCCTCGACACCCTGCAGATCGCCCGCGGCGAGCGCATCTTCCTGCGCGGCCCGAGCGGTTGCGGCAAGAGCACGTTGCTCTCCCTGCTGTCGGGGATACTCCAGCCGTGGTCTGGCGAGATCCGCCTGCTGGGGCACGAACTGCACGCCCTGCGGGGCGGGCGCCGTGACGCCTTACGCGCCACCCATCTCGGGGTGATCTTCCAGCTCTTCAATCTGGTGCCCTACCTCTCGATCGTCGCTAACGTCACCCTGCCCTGTCGCTTCTCGCCGGTGCGTCGCCAGCGGGTGCTCGAGGACGGCACCACCTTGCAGGAGGAGGCGCAACGGCTGCTCGAACGCCTGGGCCTCGACGAGTCCTTACAGCGCCAACCGCCGACCGCGCTCAGCGTTGGTCAGCAACAGCGGGTCGCCGCGGCCCGCGCCCTGATCGGTCGACCGGAGCTGGTGCTCGCCGATGAGCCCACCTCCGCCCTCGACGCCGAGGCCCGCGACCGCTTCATCACCTTGCTCTCCGAGGAGTGCGCCCGCGGTAGTTCGAGCCTGCTCTTCGTGAGCCACGACGGCGCCCTCGCCCACCACTTCGATCGCGCTCAAGACCTCTCGGCCCTCAACCAGGCGGCCACCCAATGA